Proteins from a single region of Nocardioides oleivorans:
- a CDS encoding cytochrome ubiquinol oxidase subunit I: MEVLDIARWQFGIITVYHFLFVPLSIGLTAVIAGLETAWLRTRNEDYLRLTKFFGKLFLINFAIGVVTGIVQEFQFGMNWSDYSRFVGDVFGAPLAIEGLLAFFLESTFLGLWIFGWDKLPRGLHAACMWTVHVGTLASSWFILAANSWMQHPVGYRFNEESGRAELTDFWAVMFNKVQLVTFPHVIFAAYMTAGAFLLGVSAYLYMKRTHRADRPMYHRAIRIGAAVTLLAGIGVAVTGDLQGKVMTEVQPMKMAAAEGLYETSEGCAPFSVLTVGTPDGEHEKFAITVPCLLSFLGTGSFDGTVQGINPLKEEYTETYGEADYTPVIPVTYWSFRFMMGLGMFAAAGAALILWLTRKSRTPAVRWVGWLGLSLPIATTLASSWGWIFTEMGRQPWVVFGLMRTESAVSPGVSVFEAATSLIVLTLLYAVLFVIEMKLLVTYVKKGADPFVEPPDVTLGGAEDDAPLTFAY; the protein is encoded by the coding sequence ATGGAAGTCCTCGACATCGCTCGCTGGCAGTTCGGGATCATCACCGTCTACCACTTCCTCTTCGTGCCGCTGTCGATCGGGCTGACCGCCGTCATCGCCGGGCTGGAGACCGCCTGGCTGCGGACCCGCAACGAGGACTACCTCCGGCTGACGAAGTTCTTCGGCAAGCTCTTCCTGATCAACTTCGCCATCGGCGTGGTCACCGGGATCGTCCAGGAGTTCCAGTTCGGGATGAACTGGTCGGACTACTCCCGCTTCGTCGGCGACGTCTTCGGTGCGCCGCTCGCGATCGAGGGCCTGCTGGCCTTCTTCCTGGAGTCGACCTTCCTCGGCCTGTGGATCTTCGGCTGGGACAAGCTCCCCCGGGGCCTGCACGCGGCCTGCATGTGGACGGTCCACGTCGGCACGCTCGCGTCGTCGTGGTTCATCCTCGCCGCCAACTCGTGGATGCAGCACCCGGTCGGCTACCGCTTCAACGAGGAGTCGGGGCGCGCCGAGCTGACCGACTTCTGGGCGGTGATGTTCAACAAGGTGCAGCTGGTGACGTTCCCGCACGTGATCTTCGCGGCGTACATGACGGCAGGGGCGTTCCTGCTGGGCGTCTCGGCGTACCTCTACATGAAGCGCACGCACCGGGCCGACCGCCCGATGTACCACCGCGCCATCCGCATCGGCGCCGCCGTCACCCTGCTCGCCGGCATCGGCGTCGCCGTCACCGGCGACCTGCAGGGCAAGGTGATGACCGAGGTGCAGCCGATGAAGATGGCAGCCGCCGAGGGCCTCTACGAGACCAGCGAGGGCTGCGCGCCGTTCTCGGTCCTCACCGTCGGCACCCCCGACGGCGAGCACGAGAAGTTCGCGATCACCGTGCCGTGCCTGCTGTCCTTCCTGGGCACCGGCTCCTTCGACGGCACGGTGCAGGGCATCAACCCGCTCAAGGAGGAGTACACCGAGACCTACGGCGAGGCCGACTACACGCCCGTCATCCCGGTGACCTACTGGTCGTTCCGCTTCATGATGGGCCTCGGCATGTTCGCCGCGGCCGGCGCCGCGCTGATCCTGTGGCTGACCCGCAAGAGCCGTACGCCGGCGGTGCGCTGGGTGGGCTGGCTCGGGCTGTCGCTGCCGATCGCGACCACGCTCGCCTCGTCGTGGGGCTGGATCTTCACCGAGATGGGTCGCCAGCCCTGGGTGGTCTTCGGGCTGATGCGCACCGAGTCGGCCGTGTCCCCCGGCGTCTCCGTCTTCGAGGCGGCCACCTCGCTGATCGTGCTCACCCTCCTCTACGCCGTGCTCTTCGTGATCGAGATGAAGCTCCTCGTCACCTACGTCAAGAAGGGCGCCGACCCCTTCGTCGAGCCGCCCGACGTCACGCTCGGCGGCGCCGAGGACGACGCACCCCTGACCTTCGCCTACTGA
- the cydB gene encoding cytochrome d ubiquinol oxidase subunit II, which translates to MELTTVWFALIAVLWIGYFCLEGFDFGVGMLLPVLSRNETERRVMINTIGPVWDGNEVWLLVAGGATFAAFPEWYATLFSGFYLPLLLILVALIVRGLSFEYRHKRDDVRWKARWDLAIFWGSVVPSLLWGVAFANIAAGVPIDADKEFTGSMLTLLNPFGLLGGLVMLTLFAAHGAMFVALKTDGEIRHRARALAVRIGAVAAVLAVVFMAWTQARSGTAVSAVVFVVAALSLVGGLVAARAGREGWAFTGTFVTIGLAVLGLFLALFPDVMPSTTDPAFSLTTTNAAATAYTLEVMTWVAVVFTPLVLGYQAWTYWVFRKRISVHHIPDAELAEAR; encoded by the coding sequence ATGGAGCTCACCACCGTCTGGTTCGCCCTCATCGCCGTGCTCTGGATCGGCTACTTCTGCCTGGAGGGGTTCGACTTCGGCGTCGGCATGCTGCTGCCCGTGCTCTCGCGCAACGAGACCGAGCGCCGGGTCATGATCAACACCATCGGTCCGGTCTGGGACGGCAACGAGGTGTGGCTGCTGGTCGCCGGCGGCGCGACCTTCGCCGCGTTCCCGGAGTGGTACGCCACCCTCTTCAGCGGTTTCTACCTGCCGCTCCTGCTGATCCTGGTCGCCCTGATCGTGCGCGGCCTGTCGTTCGAGTACCGCCACAAGCGCGACGACGTCCGCTGGAAGGCCCGCTGGGACCTCGCGATCTTCTGGGGATCCGTCGTCCCGTCGCTCCTGTGGGGCGTCGCCTTCGCCAACATCGCGGCCGGCGTGCCGATCGACGCCGACAAGGAGTTCACCGGCAGCATGCTCACGCTCCTGAACCCCTTCGGCCTGCTCGGCGGGCTCGTGATGCTGACCCTCTTCGCGGCCCACGGCGCGATGTTCGTCGCGCTGAAGACCGACGGCGAGATCAGGCACCGCGCCCGCGCTCTCGCCGTCCGGATCGGTGCCGTGGCCGCCGTCCTCGCCGTGGTGTTCATGGCCTGGACCCAGGCCAGGAGCGGCACCGCCGTGTCCGCCGTCGTGTTCGTGGTCGCCGCGCTGTCGCTGGTCGGCGGGCTCGTCGCCGCCCGCGCCGGTCGTGAGGGCTGGGCCTTCACCGGCACCTTCGTCACGATCGGGCTCGCCGTCCTCGGCCTCTTCCTCGCGCTGTTCCCCGACGTGATGCCGTCGACGACCGACCCGGCGTTCTCCCTCACGACCACCAACGCCGCCGCGACGGCGTACACGCTCGAGGTGATGACGTGGGTCGCGGTCGTCTTCACCCCGCTCGTGCTGGGCTACCAGGCGTGGACCTACTGGGTCTTCCGCAAGCGGATCTCGGTGCACCACATCCCCGACGCGGAGCTGGCCGAGGCGCGATGA
- a CDS encoding ribonuclease J has product MSHTHPELSAPAPLPAGGLRVIPLGGLGEVGRNMTAFEYDGRLLLVDCGVLFPEDHHPGVDLILPDFEPIRDRLDAVEALVLTHGHEDHIGATPYLLRERGDIPLVGSKLTLALLGSKLREHRLKETVHYEVAEGQTITFGPFVLEFVAVNHSIPDALAVVIRTGAGVVLHTGDFKMDQLPLDGRITDLNEFARLGDEGVDLFLTDSTNAEVPGFTTSEKDISPVLERVFAKSDQRIIVACFASHVHRVQQVLDAAVAHGRKVGYVGRSMVRNMAIAQELGYLTVPPGVMVEAKELADLPPHKQVLISTGSQGEPLSALSRIAQRSHSFVHLEEGDTVVLASSLIPGNENAVYRVINGLSRLGANVVHKGNALVHVSGHASAGELLYCYNIVKPRNVMPVHGEIRHMRANADLARATGVENVVLAEDGVVVDLVDGVARVTGKVEVGYVFVDGTTIGDISEASMKDRRILGEEGFLSVIVVVDSVTGKVVSGPEIHARGFAEDETTFDEIRQPVIDAINAAVADGATGSHQLQQTVRRVVGRWVNRAHRRRPMIIPVVIEA; this is encoded by the coding sequence TTGAGCCACACCCACCCCGAGCTGAGCGCACCCGCCCCCCTCCCCGCCGGAGGCCTCCGGGTCATCCCGCTCGGCGGGCTGGGCGAGGTCGGTCGCAACATGACCGCGTTCGAGTACGACGGCAGGCTGCTGCTCGTCGACTGCGGCGTGCTCTTCCCGGAGGACCACCACCCCGGCGTCGACCTGATCCTCCCCGACTTCGAGCCCATCCGGGACCGCCTCGACGCCGTCGAGGCGCTGGTGCTCACGCACGGCCACGAGGACCACATCGGCGCGACGCCCTACCTCCTGCGCGAGCGCGGCGACATCCCGCTGGTCGGCTCCAAGCTGACCCTCGCGCTCCTCGGCTCCAAGCTGCGCGAGCACCGCCTCAAGGAGACGGTGCACTACGAGGTCGCCGAGGGCCAGACGATCACCTTCGGCCCGTTCGTGCTCGAGTTCGTCGCGGTCAACCACTCGATCCCCGACGCGCTCGCGGTCGTGATCCGCACCGGTGCGGGCGTCGTGCTCCACACCGGCGACTTCAAGATGGACCAGCTCCCGCTCGACGGCCGGATCACCGACCTCAACGAGTTCGCGCGCCTCGGTGACGAGGGCGTCGACCTGTTCCTCACCGACTCCACCAACGCCGAGGTGCCCGGCTTCACCACCTCGGAGAAGGACATCTCCCCGGTCCTCGAGCGGGTCTTCGCCAAGAGCGACCAGCGCATCATCGTGGCCTGCTTCGCCTCCCACGTGCACCGCGTCCAGCAGGTGCTCGACGCCGCCGTCGCCCACGGCCGCAAGGTCGGCTACGTCGGCCGGTCGATGGTGCGCAACATGGCGATCGCGCAGGAGCTCGGCTACCTCACGGTGCCGCCCGGCGTGATGGTCGAGGCCAAGGAGCTCGCCGACCTGCCGCCGCACAAGCAGGTGCTGATCTCGACCGGCTCGCAGGGCGAGCCGCTGTCCGCGCTCAGCCGGATCGCCCAGCGCAGCCACAGCTTCGTGCACCTCGAGGAGGGCGACACCGTCGTCCTGGCCAGCTCGCTGATCCCCGGCAACGAGAACGCCGTCTACCGCGTGATCAACGGACTGTCCCGCCTCGGTGCCAACGTCGTGCACAAGGGCAACGCGCTGGTCCACGTCTCCGGCCACGCCAGCGCCGGCGAGCTGCTCTACTGCTACAACATCGTCAAGCCGCGCAACGTGATGCCCGTGCACGGGGAGATCCGCCACATGCGCGCCAACGCCGACCTCGCCCGCGCCACGGGGGTGGAGAACGTCGTGCTCGCCGAGGACGGCGTGGTGGTCGACCTGGTCGACGGCGTCGCGAGGGTGACCGGCAAGGTCGAGGTGGGCTACGTCTTCGTCGACGGCACCACGATCGGCGACATCTCCGAGGCCTCGATGAAGGACCGCCGCATCCTCGGCGAGGAGGGCTTCCTCTCGGTGATCGTGGTCGTCGACTCCGTGACCGGCAAGGTCGTCTCCGGCCCCGAGATCCACGCGCGCGGCTTCGCCGAGGACGAGACCACGTTCGACGAGATCCGCCAGCCCGTCATCGACGCGATCAACGCCGCGGTGGCCGACGGCGCGACCGGCTCGCACCAGCTCCAGCAGACCGTGCGGCGTGTCGTCGGTCGCTGGGTCAACCGCGCCCACCGTCGCCGTCCGATGATCATCCCTGTGGTGATCGAGGCCTGA
- the cydD gene encoding thiol reductant ABC exporter subunit CydD, translating into MRLPLTHLLPARRALAVVVASGVAGGLATVAQAFALAALVVAAVGGRDWTTAGWWLVALVLLRTATSYAGQRAAARAAGQVSGTLRGRLLEAARRGGEVSPSRLSVLATRGVAGIEPYVTRYLPALVPAVVLPVVTLAAITWLDPLSGLVVALTLPLVPVFAILVGMTTRDRAQAQWRALEALSGHFLDVVRGLPTLVAHRRAEAQVGTIRAVTHRYRRATVDTLKVAFASSSVLELVATLSVALVAVTVGLRLASGSVDFQVALTVLLLAPEAYWPLRRVGAEFHAAAEGTAALADADALLATASTAPGDERPAGLRPASTRLALSVLQVGHDRPLTERVHLALPRRGLVAIAGPSGCGKSTLLATLRGELAPASGDVLVGGASLSDVDPTWWRAQVGWAPQRPWLLADTIAANVRLGRPSAGDDEVWAALASVDLADAVRALPDGLATTLGEDGAGLSAGQRARVALARVVLARRPVVLLDEPSAHLDEETEQVLLDTLALLARTSLVLVVAHRPVVLEAADRVITLAPAPVRAPAPAPAVVVADPAPVAPTAVAATEEDDVRPRWGIRTATLLGALSTASGVALTATAGWLITRASEQPPVLHLMVAIVGVRLFGLARPVLRHAERVLSHDVVLRELAERRTRVYADLVPLVPGRLGPRRGDLLTSVVDDVDALLDERLRVRQPVVTAVLVGVGAAVLTGLVAPAAGVVVAVVVAAGAVAHVLARHGAGAAEPAVVTHRAALGTRVEEVAHGLRELEQWGATDAALQRVEVESSALAAAVRRSSRATAAGTALTSAAAGIGVVAVAATVGPPLDGAGQVSPALLALLLLVPLALADLTSGLADAGALSVRARAARARLDRLSATAPAVLSPAFPEPAPDHHDLDLDRVGLGWDDCPVLTLDLDLRAGEHLGITGASGTGKSTLAATLVRFIDPVAGDVRLGGRDLRRLALDDVRGAVGLVDDDPHVFASTVVENVRLARPGASDDEVREALSAARLGPWVATLPAGIHTHVGAGSREVSGGERARLALARALLADPAVLVLDEPTAHLDGPTARSVAAGMLESATRAGRSVVWITHGSVGLDRMDRVVHLGAGDLSRREASAAAG; encoded by the coding sequence ATGAGGCTCCCGCTCACCCACCTCCTGCCCGCTCGTCGGGCGCTCGCCGTCGTCGTCGCGAGCGGCGTCGCCGGCGGGCTGGCGACGGTGGCGCAGGCCTTCGCGCTCGCCGCCCTGGTCGTCGCCGCCGTCGGCGGCCGGGACTGGACGACGGCGGGCTGGTGGCTCGTCGCGCTCGTGCTGCTGCGCACCGCGACGTCGTACGCCGGCCAGCGCGCCGCCGCCCGCGCCGCCGGACAGGTCTCCGGGACCCTGCGCGGCCGGCTGCTCGAGGCAGCCCGCCGGGGCGGGGAGGTGTCGCCGTCGCGCCTGTCGGTGCTGGCCACCCGTGGCGTCGCCGGGATCGAGCCCTACGTCACCCGCTACCTCCCGGCGCTGGTCCCCGCCGTCGTGCTTCCGGTCGTGACCCTGGCCGCGATCACCTGGCTGGACCCGCTGTCCGGGCTCGTCGTCGCGCTGACCCTCCCGCTGGTGCCGGTCTTCGCGATCCTCGTCGGGATGACGACTCGCGACCGCGCGCAGGCCCAGTGGCGCGCGCTCGAGGCACTGTCTGGTCACTTCCTCGACGTCGTGCGCGGCCTCCCGACCCTCGTCGCACACCGTCGCGCGGAGGCGCAGGTCGGCACGATCCGCGCGGTCACCCACCGCTACCGCCGGGCCACCGTCGACACCCTCAAGGTCGCGTTCGCCTCCTCCTCGGTGCTCGAGCTGGTGGCCACCCTGTCGGTCGCCCTCGTCGCGGTGACGGTCGGGCTGCGGCTCGCGTCCGGGTCGGTGGACTTCCAGGTCGCGCTGACCGTGCTCCTGCTCGCGCCCGAGGCCTACTGGCCGCTGCGACGGGTCGGTGCGGAGTTCCACGCCGCCGCCGAGGGCACCGCCGCCCTCGCCGACGCCGACGCACTGCTCGCCACCGCCTCGACCGCGCCCGGCGACGAGCGCCCTGCCGGCCTCCGTCCGGCCAGCACCCGCCTCGCCCTCTCGGTCCTGCAGGTCGGCCACGACCGGCCGCTCACCGAGCGCGTCCACCTCGCGCTGCCCCGGCGTGGGCTGGTCGCGATCGCCGGGCCCTCCGGGTGCGGGAAGTCGACCCTGCTCGCCACCCTGCGCGGCGAGCTCGCACCTGCCTCCGGCGACGTCCTGGTCGGCGGCGCGTCCCTGTCCGACGTCGACCCCACGTGGTGGCGCGCGCAGGTCGGGTGGGCCCCGCAACGACCGTGGCTGCTCGCCGACACGATCGCCGCGAACGTCCGGCTCGGTCGTCCCTCCGCCGGGGACGACGAGGTCTGGGCGGCGCTGGCGAGCGTCGACCTCGCCGACGCCGTCCGTGCCCTGCCCGATGGGCTCGCGACCACCCTCGGCGAGGACGGCGCGGGGCTCTCCGCCGGCCAGCGGGCCCGCGTCGCGCTCGCCCGGGTGGTGCTCGCCCGTCGTCCGGTCGTGCTGCTCGACGAGCCGAGTGCGCACCTCGACGAGGAGACCGAGCAGGTCCTCCTCGACACCCTCGCCCTGCTCGCGCGGACCAGCCTCGTGCTGGTCGTGGCGCACCGACCGGTCGTGCTCGAGGCCGCCGACCGGGTCATCACGCTCGCGCCCGCACCGGTCCGTGCCCCGGCCCCGGCTCCGGCTGTGGTCGTCGCGGACCCCGCCCCTGTGGCTCCGACCGCCGTGGCCGCGACGGAGGAGGACGACGTACGCCCCCGGTGGGGCATCCGGACCGCGACCCTCCTCGGTGCACTGAGCACCGCGTCGGGGGTCGCGCTCACGGCCACCGCAGGCTGGCTGATCACCCGGGCGAGCGAGCAACCGCCCGTGCTCCACCTGATGGTCGCGATCGTGGGCGTCCGGCTCTTCGGCCTGGCCCGGCCGGTGCTGCGGCACGCCGAGCGCGTGCTCAGCCACGACGTCGTCCTCCGCGAGCTCGCCGAGCGCCGGACCCGGGTGTACGCCGACCTGGTGCCGCTCGTGCCCGGTCGGCTCGGCCCGCGCCGGGGTGACCTGCTGACGAGCGTGGTCGACGACGTCGACGCCCTGCTCGACGAGCGCCTCCGGGTCCGCCAGCCGGTCGTCACCGCGGTCCTCGTCGGCGTCGGCGCCGCCGTGCTGACCGGCCTCGTCGCCCCCGCCGCGGGTGTCGTCGTGGCCGTCGTCGTCGCCGCGGGTGCCGTGGCCCACGTGCTGGCCCGGCACGGTGCCGGGGCGGCCGAGCCCGCCGTGGTCACGCACCGCGCGGCGCTGGGGACCCGGGTCGAGGAGGTGGCCCACGGGCTCCGCGAGCTCGAGCAGTGGGGCGCCACGGACGCCGCCCTCCAGCGGGTCGAGGTGGAGTCCAGCGCCCTCGCGGCAGCCGTACGCCGGTCCTCCCGCGCGACGGCCGCGGGCACCGCCCTCACCAGCGCCGCGGCCGGCATCGGGGTCGTGGCCGTCGCCGCGACCGTCGGCCCCCCTCTGGACGGCGCGGGTCAGGTCTCGCCCGCCCTGCTCGCCCTCCTGCTGCTCGTCCCGCTGGCCCTGGCCGACCTCACCTCCGGGCTCGCGGACGCCGGGGCGCTCTCCGTGCGGGCGCGGGCGGCACGCGCCCGCCTCGACCGGCTGTCGGCGACCGCACCGGCCGTCCTCTCGCCCGCCTTCCCCGAACCGGCGCCCGACCACCACGACCTCGACCTGGACCGGGTGGGCCTGGGCTGGGACGACTGCCCCGTCCTGACCCTCGACCTGGACCTGCGAGCCGGGGAGCACCTCGGCATCACCGGTGCCTCGGGCACCGGGAAGTCGACCCTCGCCGCCACGCTCGTCCGCTTCATCGACCCGGTCGCGGGTGACGTACGACTGGGTGGGCGCGACCTGCGGCGCCTGGCGCTGGACGACGTGCGCGGCGCGGTGGGCCTGGTCGACGACGACCCGCACGTCTTCGCCTCGACGGTGGTGGAGAACGTCCGGCTGGCGCGCCCCGGCGCCTCCGACGACGAGGTGCGCGAGGCGCTCTCGGCAGCCCGGCTGGGTCCGTGGGTGGCGACCCTGCCTGCCGGGATCCACACCCACGTGGGCGCCGGCTCGCGCGAGGTCTCCGGCGGAGAGAGGGCCCGACTGGCGCTGGCACGCGCGCTGCTGGCCGACCCGGCCGTGCTGGTGCTCGACGAGCCGACCGCCCACCTCGACGGGCCCACCGCACGGTCCGTCGCGGCCGGGATGCTGGAGTCCGCGACCCGCGCCGGGCGCTCGGTCGTGTGGATCACCCACGGCAGCGTGGGCCTCGACCGGATGGACCGGGTCGTGCACCTCGGAGCAGGCGACCTCAGTCGTCGCGAGGCGAGCGCAGCGGCAGGGTGA
- a CDS encoding ATP-binding protein, with protein MPHNQGALRRLAELMRRVNSSTDTEVILEEIAHGVVDVLGYGVAAIARLDGDTLVMTNVAGPPEVVSQILHRRTPAEQILDEFREADKWGILRFVPAGRMSEERLRAAWIPDVAPTEDPDAWHPQHALYAPLYSASGELLGNMAVDLPADGKVPHEADRELLEMFAVQAGVALSNARERERLTDRARLDRMLTTVAGAGTHQGLAQALRTGVGAVGDALGAVQSWVRTFPTDAQGSQLGAAWPVPFTSELDLPDLRDDLLALELRPMLIDLEAGDLGSEVLERSAGALQEVMRAVRAERVVVCPLVSQDDLVGYLVLAHSRNAPLLTQVEADAILEVGRLLAQIVRAARVLETEQRLVQELRELARYRSELIATISHELKTPLTAILGHAELISDRHPELNSIDAIIRNAGRLSNLVANLLHYSRIQGRRETVRRAVDLAELCEASVDLLEIRAKQAGVHLAFLGSGSPPVVVFGDPEELARVIDNMVDNAVKYTPEDGSVTVSMTVSDDEVSVDVTDTGLGISPADQGHVFSAFHRSTNPNALSIPGTGLGLPIAHRIAESHGGALTLTSELGVGSTFRFTLPLRSPRDD; from the coding sequence ATGCCGCACAACCAGGGTGCGCTGAGACGGCTCGCCGAGCTGATGCGTCGCGTCAACTCCTCCACGGACACCGAGGTGATCCTCGAGGAGATCGCGCACGGCGTCGTCGACGTCCTCGGCTACGGCGTGGCCGCGATCGCGCGCCTCGACGGCGACACCCTGGTGATGACCAACGTCGCCGGGCCGCCCGAGGTGGTCAGCCAGATCCTGCACCGGCGCACGCCGGCCGAGCAGATCCTCGACGAGTTCCGCGAGGCCGACAAGTGGGGCATCCTGCGCTTCGTCCCGGCCGGGCGGATGTCCGAGGAGCGGCTCCGTGCGGCGTGGATCCCGGACGTGGCCCCGACCGAGGATCCCGACGCGTGGCATCCCCAGCACGCGCTCTACGCACCTCTCTACTCCGCGAGCGGCGAGCTCCTGGGCAACATGGCGGTCGACCTGCCTGCGGACGGCAAGGTGCCGCACGAGGCCGACCGCGAGCTGCTCGAGATGTTCGCCGTGCAGGCCGGCGTGGCGTTGTCGAACGCCCGCGAGCGCGAGCGGCTCACCGATCGCGCCCGGCTCGACCGGATGCTCACCACCGTCGCCGGTGCCGGCACCCACCAGGGCCTGGCCCAGGCGCTGCGCACGGGCGTCGGCGCCGTCGGCGACGCGCTCGGAGCCGTGCAGTCGTGGGTGCGCACGTTCCCGACCGACGCGCAGGGCAGCCAGCTGGGTGCTGCCTGGCCGGTGCCGTTCACCAGCGAGCTCGACCTGCCCGACCTGCGCGACGACCTGCTCGCCCTCGAGCTCCGGCCGATGCTGATCGACCTCGAGGCAGGGGACCTCGGCTCCGAGGTGCTGGAGCGGAGCGCGGGTGCTCTCCAGGAGGTGATGCGCGCGGTGCGGGCCGAGCGGGTGGTGGTCTGCCCGCTGGTGTCGCAGGACGACCTCGTCGGCTACCTGGTGCTGGCCCACTCCCGCAACGCGCCGCTGCTCACCCAGGTGGAGGCCGACGCGATCCTCGAGGTGGGTCGGTTGCTGGCGCAGATCGTGCGCGCCGCGCGCGTGCTCGAGACCGAGCAGCGCCTCGTCCAGGAGCTGCGCGAGCTCGCCCGCTACCGCAGCGAGCTCATCGCCACGATCTCCCACGAGCTCAAGACGCCCCTGACCGCGATCCTCGGCCACGCCGAGCTGATCTCCGACCGGCACCCCGAGCTGAACTCGATCGACGCGATCATCCGCAACGCCGGCCGCCTGAGCAACCTGGTCGCCAACCTGCTCCACTACTCCCGGATCCAGGGGCGGCGCGAGACCGTGCGGCGGGCGGTCGACCTCGCCGAGCTGTGCGAGGCGAGCGTCGACCTGCTCGAGATCCGGGCCAAGCAGGCCGGCGTGCACCTCGCCTTCCTCGGCTCCGGGTCGCCCCCCGTGGTGGTGTTCGGCGACCCCGAGGAGCTCGCGCGCGTCATCGACAACATGGTCGACAACGCCGTGAAGTACACCCCCGAGGACGGCTCGGTGACGGTCTCGATGACGGTGAGCGACGACGAGGTGAGCGTCGACGTGACCGACACGGGCCTCGGGATCTCGCCGGCCGACCAGGGTCACGTGTTCTCGGCGTTCCACCGCTCCACGAACCCGAACGCCCTGTCGATCCCCGGCACCGGGCTCGGGCTGCCGATCGCCCACCGGATCGCCGAGTCCCACGGTGGTGCGCTCACCCTCACGTCCGAGCTCGGCGTGGGCAGCACCTTCCGGTTCACCCTGCCGCTGCGCTCGCCTCGCGACGACTGA
- a CDS encoding BlaI/MecI/CopY family transcriptional regulator produces MSPRSRMGELEQAVLETLWDAGSPASGREVHERLADRDLAYTTVMTVLDRLVAKDVVARERDGRAFRYAPRRSRAAMTADLMHEALEGTGAERDQALVSFVGEASADDLAALRRALADLT; encoded by the coding sequence ATGAGTCCGAGGTCCCGCATGGGCGAGCTGGAGCAGGCCGTCCTGGAGACCCTCTGGGACGCAGGCTCTCCGGCCAGCGGCCGCGAGGTGCACGAGCGCCTCGCCGACCGCGACCTCGCCTACACCACCGTGATGACCGTGCTCGACCGGCTGGTCGCCAAGGACGTCGTCGCCCGTGAGCGCGACGGCCGCGCCTTCCGCTACGCGCCGCGTCGCAGCCGGGCCGCGATGACGGCCGACCTGATGCACGAGGCGCTCGAGGGCACCGGCGCCGAGCGCGACCAGGCCCTCGTGTCCTTCGTCGGCGAGGCCAGCGCCGACGACCTCGCCGCCCTGCGGCGTGCCCTCGCCGACCTGACCTGA